The sequence GATCTCCCATTTATTATGTAACACAAGGTTATGCAGTATTGGACAATGCAGAAATGCCAATTGTAGCTTCTGGAGCTGACAAAAAACCCAATGACAATTTTATTGAACAACTAAAATTGAATGCAGCAGCTGCCATTGAACATTTATCGGGAATGGGTATCGCCGACAAAAACAGAGTAGCAGTTGGTGGACATAGTTATGGTGCTTTTATGACTGCGAATTTGCTGGCGCATACCAACTGGTTTAAAGCAGGGATAGCCAGAAGTGGTGCTTATAACCGAACTCTTACGCCTTTTGGTTTTCAGAACGAAGACAGAACTTATTGGCAGGCACCGGAATTATATTATCAGATGAGTCCATTTAGCTATGCTGATAAAATAAAGACTCCTATACTTTTAATACATGGAGAAGCTGACGATAACACAGGAACTTATCCTATAAATAGCGAAAGACTGTATGCTGCAATCAAGGGCAACGGCGGTACAGTAAGATTTGTTTATCTGCCTTATGAAGCACATGGTTACAGAGGCAAAGAGAATGTACTACATACGCTATGGGAACAATTCCAGTGGCTTGAAAAATATGTGAAGAATAATAAGTAAATAATACCGATACAGAAAAAAATAGTCCCGATACAGGGACTATTTTTTTTTAATAGCGCTTCAAATTAAGTATCATCGTATAAAACATAATTAAGGAAATCAATAACCCAATCAGTGATAAAGACAACCCCATTTTTGTAGCTCTGGATTTTTTTAGTTTTACCTGTATAATCCAATCCCCAACAGCATTATACTTTTCTGCTATAACCCCTGAAGAAAAATCGGTTCTATTATTAGCAAACAAAGGGGTATATTTTGCTCCTTCCTGTTGCTTTCTTAACTGATAATAAAACAAATTGCTAATTCCAGATTGGTTTAATCCAAGTGATTTAATAAAGTTTTCTTTTCGGATGATAACTGCTGCAAAGCCCCACAAAGTATCTTGTTGAATAATGGGATATCTGCCTACAAACCCAATTCCACCTTGTCTTAAATTAAACGGACCTTCAAAATGCAATTGCTGTAAAGAACTACTTAGCATGAGTTCCCTGACATGGGAAGGATCTGTTTTTAAATTATATCCAATGGCTTTTTCATTTCCTTTTAGGGGATACGTATGTGTAATTACCATGTCTTGCACCAACTGAATGCCATCTATATATTTATTTTGGTTCAGTAATTTTTCTGCGATTAAATCGAAATGATTGTTGAGTAAATCATGTTCTACCATGGAAGCCATTACACTAGTAATGGAATTGCTATTTTGAATAGTGGTTTCAATCAGATTACCAATATGAATCACTTCTCGTTCTACTAGTTGCTTTTCAAGACTTC is a genomic window of Sediminibacterium sp. TEGAF015 containing:
- a CDS encoding CHASE domain-containing protein, producing the protein MYAIIKHSKLTSWLVFVLMIVITQVLAWKWFDKERSLEKQLVEREVIHIGNLIETTIQNSNSITSVMASMVEHDLLNNHFDLIAEKLLNQNKYIDGIQLVQDMVITHTYPLKGNEKAIGYNLKTDPSHVRELMLSSSLQQLHFEGPFNLRQGGIGFVGRYPIIQQDTLWGFAAVIIRKENFIKSLGLNQSGISNLFYYQLRKQQEGAKYTPLFANNRTDFSSGVIAEKYNAVGDWIIQVKLKKSRATKMGLSLSLIGLLISLIMFYTMILNLKRY